A single window of Methylomarinum sp. Ch1-1 DNA harbors:
- a CDS encoding diguanylate cyclase, producing the protein MKKNLLLLFLLLLFGGAVFAGLGGYLHSQQKLIELSKQNNRDKAVALFDNLIMTRGWNNKLDGVYMRQQDGVEANPHLKNGQITTDQGDKLVKVIPAWMSRERMRELGAGKPGYRYNITSLMPLSPENKPDAFEIEALQFFREHKNQPYYFRFAKNLKSLDFMGALQVTEECLQCHGQQGYRIGDNHGGIRITVPTDLLHAQIQQIERQTRITIISVTAIAVLIYAALYGLINALCKRQRAIQQLNESLNVKVAERTRSLEQTQKKLSDELQFQQMRAELYNLLIGSDYSVDKLKSRILSNAKQLTASPWALAGEVDPDNADLRCLFEIDSALIDNLVLAPDEDGSYAALWGHPLHTGEPFKVNRPVSEWLAGDRINERLKLQRVLSVPVMFNDALVGQLAVANKQSDYDEHDQQLLERLAKFYALSMHFLRTEADLKLTREKEKRYLREVKRLSITDPLTSLYNRRHFRELFNKRLNLAKRLKLFFGLLILDIDFFKPYNDRYGHLAGDQALVTTAKVISRQMRRSTEQAFRVGGEEFCCLVLAETSEDIVTLAESIRRAVKDEQIEHRDNPPQKVLTISVGLNIVSDYEDASYDKIYKAADDALYEAKSQGRDQVCVT; encoded by the coding sequence ATGAAAAAGAATCTTTTGTTGTTGTTTCTTTTGCTGTTGTTTGGCGGAGCGGTTTTTGCCGGCTTGGGAGGTTATCTGCACTCTCAACAAAAGTTGATTGAGCTGTCAAAACAAAACAACCGGGATAAGGCGGTCGCACTGTTTGACAATTTAATCATGACCCGCGGCTGGAACAACAAATTGGACGGCGTTTACATGCGTCAGCAGGATGGCGTCGAAGCGAATCCGCACCTTAAAAATGGTCAAATTACCACCGATCAAGGCGATAAATTGGTCAAGGTGATTCCGGCTTGGATGAGTCGCGAGAGGATGAGAGAGCTGGGCGCCGGTAAGCCTGGCTATCGTTATAACATTACCAGTCTGATGCCGTTAAGCCCGGAGAACAAACCGGATGCATTCGAAATAGAGGCGCTGCAATTTTTTCGGGAGCATAAAAACCAGCCATATTATTTTCGTTTTGCGAAAAACCTGAAGAGCCTGGACTTCATGGGCGCCTTGCAGGTCACCGAGGAGTGTCTGCAGTGTCACGGACAGCAGGGCTACCGAATTGGCGATAACCATGGCGGTATTCGCATCACGGTGCCCACAGATTTGTTGCACGCCCAGATTCAACAAATAGAACGGCAGACTCGAATCACGATAATCTCTGTTACCGCTATTGCCGTATTGATTTATGCGGCCTTGTACGGCTTGATCAATGCGCTCTGCAAAAGGCAACGAGCCATACAACAACTGAATGAATCATTGAATGTTAAAGTGGCCGAGCGCACCCGCAGTCTTGAACAGACGCAGAAAAAGCTGAGTGATGAACTGCAGTTTCAGCAAATGCGCGCCGAACTTTATAACTTGCTGATCGGCAGCGATTACAGTGTCGATAAACTGAAAAGCAGAATCTTAAGCAACGCCAAGCAATTGACGGCCAGTCCTTGGGCGTTGGCCGGCGAAGTAGATCCGGACAATGCCGACCTGCGCTGCCTGTTTGAGATCGATAGCGCATTAATCGACAATCTTGTCTTGGCGCCCGACGAAGACGGCAGTTATGCGGCGTTATGGGGACACCCGCTGCACACCGGCGAACCCTTCAAAGTCAATCGTCCGGTAAGCGAATGGCTGGCCGGTGATCGAATCAATGAACGGCTTAAGCTGCAGCGAGTGCTCAGTGTGCCGGTGATGTTCAACGACGCATTGGTCGGCCAGCTTGCCGTTGCCAACAAGCAAAGCGATTATGATGAACATGACCAGCAGTTATTGGAAAGGCTGGCCAAATTTTATGCCCTGAGCATGCATTTTTTGAGGACCGAGGCCGATCTTAAGTTAACCCGGGAAAAAGAAAAACGCTATCTGCGTGAAGTGAAGCGACTTTCCATTACCGACCCGTTGACCTCGCTGTATAACCGGCGACATTTCAGGGAGTTGTTTAATAAACGCCTGAATCTGGCGAAACGCTTGAAACTGTTTTTCGGTTTGTTGATCCTGGATATCGATTTTTTCAAGCCTTACAACGATCGTTATGGACACCTGGCCGGCGACCAGGCCTTGGTGACGACCGCAAAGGTCATCAGTCGGCAAATGCGACGGAGCACCGAGCAAGCTTTCCGGGTGGGCGGCGAGGAATTTTGTTGCTTGGTATTGGCGGAAACCAGCGAGGATATCGTGACTCTGGCGGAATCGATACGCCGGGCGGTCAAGGACGAGCAGATCGAACATCGGGATAATCCGCCTCAGAAGGTGTTAACGATTTCGGTCGGCTTGAATATAGTCTCCGATTATGAAGACGCCAGTTACGACAAAATATACAAAGCGGCCGATGATGCGCTCTACGAGGCTAAAAGCCAGGGGCGCGATCAGGTTTGTGTGACATGA
- the typA gene encoding translational GTPase TypA: protein MIEKLRNIAIIAHVDHGKTTLVDQLLKQSGTFDSHEKVDDRVMDSNDLEKERGITILAKNTAIDWNDYHINIVDTPGHADFGGEVERVLSMVDSVLLLVDAVDGPMPQTRFVTQKAFALGLKPIVVINKIDRPGARPDWVIEQTFDLFDRLGATDEQLDFPIVYASALNGYASLTDDVSGGDMVPLFETIVEKVSPPDVDLDGSFQMQVISLDYNSYVGVIGIGRIKRGAVKTNMPLTIIDREGATRNGRMLQIFGFHGLERVEVPEARAGDIIAFTGIDKLQISDTLCHPEAVEALPPLSVDEPTVSMAFQVNTSPFAGREGKFVTSRQIRDRLQKELQHNVALRVEDTDDPDKFKVSGRGELHLSILIENMRREGFELGVSRPEVIIKEIDGEKCEPFEMVTIEVEEQHQGAIMEKLGERKGDLQNMVPDGKGRIRLEYLMPSRGLIGFQTEFMTATSGSGLIYHVFDHYGPMKAGGVGARQRGVLVSMVKGKALAYALFNLQERGELFIEHADEVYEGMLIGIHSRSNDLVVNPTKAKQLTNVRAAGTDENLILTRIQKMTLEQALEFIDDDELVEVTPESIRLRKKLLTENERKRASRSAD from the coding sequence GTGATAGAAAAACTCAGAAACATTGCAATCATTGCACACGTCGACCACGGCAAGACCACGCTGGTCGATCAATTATTAAAACAGTCGGGAACCTTTGATTCGCACGAAAAAGTCGATGACCGGGTGATGGACTCCAACGACCTGGAAAAGGAAAGAGGGATTACGATCCTGGCGAAAAACACCGCAATCGATTGGAATGACTATCACATCAACATCGTCGATACTCCGGGACACGCCGACTTCGGCGGCGAGGTCGAGCGGGTGCTGTCGATGGTCGATTCGGTGTTGTTGCTGGTCGATGCGGTCGACGGCCCGATGCCGCAAACCCGCTTCGTGACCCAGAAGGCCTTCGCGCTGGGCTTGAAGCCGATCGTCGTGATCAACAAAATCGATCGTCCAGGCGCCAGGCCGGACTGGGTCATCGAGCAAACCTTCGATTTGTTCGATCGTCTCGGCGCCACCGACGAACAATTGGACTTCCCGATCGTCTACGCCTCGGCATTGAACGGCTATGCCAGCCTGACAGACGATGTCAGCGGCGGCGATATGGTGCCGCTGTTCGAGACGATCGTCGAAAAAGTCAGTCCGCCCGACGTCGATCTGGACGGTTCGTTTCAGATGCAGGTTATTAGCTTGGACTACAACTCCTATGTCGGTGTGATCGGTATCGGCCGGATCAAGCGCGGCGCCGTGAAAACCAACATGCCGTTGACGATCATCGACCGCGAAGGCGCCACCCGCAACGGCCGTATGCTGCAGATCTTCGGCTTCCATGGCCTGGAAAGGGTCGAAGTGCCGGAGGCCAGAGCCGGCGACATCATCGCCTTCACCGGCATCGACAAGTTGCAGATTTCCGATACCCTGTGCCATCCCGAAGCGGTCGAGGCCTTGCCGCCGTTATCGGTCGACGAACCCACCGTGAGCATGGCTTTCCAGGTCAACACCTCGCCGTTCGCCGGCAGGGAAGGCAAATTCGTCACCTCTCGCCAGATTCGCGACCGTTTGCAAAAAGAATTGCAGCATAACGTCGCGTTGCGCGTCGAAGACACCGATGATCCGGACAAATTCAAGGTCTCCGGACGCGGCGAGTTGCATTTGTCGATATTGATCGAAAACATGCGCCGCGAGGGCTTTGAGCTGGGCGTTTCACGCCCGGAAGTGATCATCAAGGAGATCGACGGCGAGAAATGCGAACCGTTCGAGATGGTCACGATCGAGGTCGAGGAACAGCACCAGGGCGCGATCATGGAAAAGCTGGGCGAGCGTAAAGGCGACCTGCAGAACATGGTGCCCGACGGCAAGGGCCGCATACGTCTGGAGTACTTGATGCCGTCGCGCGGCTTGATCGGTTTCCAGACCGAATTCATGACGGCGACCTCCGGTTCGGGCCTGATTTATCATGTATTCGATCATTACGGTCCGATGAAGGCCGGCGGCGTCGGCGCCAGACAACGCGGCGTGTTGGTGTCTATGGTCAAGGGCAAGGCCTTGGCTTACGCCTTGTTCAACCTGCAGGAGCGCGGCGAGCTGTTTATCGAACATGCCGACGAGGTCTATGAAGGCATGCTGATCGGCATTCATTCCCGTTCCAACGATCTGGTCGTCAATCCGACCAAGGCGAAACAGCTGACCAATGTTCGCGCGGCCGGCACCGACGAAAACTTGATTCTGACCCGTATTCAGAAAATGACGTTGGAGCAGGCGCTGGAATTTATCGATGACGATGAGCTGGTGGAGGTCACGCCGGAATCGATTCGATTAAGGAAGAAGTTGTTGACCGAGAACGAAAGAAAGCGGGCTTCGAGAAGCGCGGACTAG
- a CDS encoding rhodanese-like domain-containing protein, producing the protein MIENLNPKQCWRLMQDDPAAVIVDVRTAIEHSFVGHPLGAIPIAWKEFPGMQLNTAFVEQVKQAVPDKQAPVLLLCRSGQRSLDAAKALEAEGYQHLVNIVEGFEGPLDEHKHRGNLGGWRFHGLPWEQS; encoded by the coding sequence ATGATAGAAAATTTGAATCCAAAACAATGCTGGCGGCTGATGCAGGACGATCCCGCAGCGGTCATCGTGGACGTCAGGACCGCCATCGAACATTCATTCGTCGGGCACCCGCTCGGCGCGATACCGATAGCCTGGAAGGAATTTCCGGGGATGCAATTGAACACGGCCTTTGTCGAGCAAGTCAAGCAGGCCGTGCCGGATAAACAAGCGCCGGTATTGTTGCTGTGCCGCAGTGGCCAACGATCCCTGGACGCCGCGAAGGCGCTGGAGGCGGAAGGTTATCAGCATTTGGTCAACATCGTCGAGGGTTTTGAAGGGCCGCTGGACGAGCATAAACATCGCGGCAACCTGGGCGGCTGGCGTTTTCATGGCCTGCCGTGGGAGCAGAGTTAA
- a CDS encoding class I SAM-dependent methyltransferase: protein MNDKAMQNKWDAIYRQNNRLPRPAEVLSENAFLLPKQGAALDLACGLGGNALFLAERGLRVQGWDISPIALQVLQRQAELKGLNIQTQAVDLRPDSLPENAFDVIVISRFLDRTLCDAIIASLKSGGLLFYQTYTVDKLTSQGPNNPAYLLQRNELPKLFASLALVYYRENARVGDLAEGARDEARFIGQKIS, encoded by the coding sequence ATGAATGATAAGGCGATGCAAAACAAGTGGGATGCGATTTATCGGCAAAATAATCGATTGCCGCGCCCGGCGGAGGTATTGAGCGAAAACGCGTTTTTGTTGCCCAAACAGGGAGCCGCGCTGGATCTGGCATGCGGTCTGGGCGGCAATGCGCTGTTTTTAGCCGAGCGGGGCTTGCGGGTTCAGGGCTGGGATATCTCGCCGATTGCGCTGCAAGTTTTGCAGCGGCAGGCAGAGCTAAAGGGGCTGAATATCCAGACCCAAGCGGTCGATCTGCGGCCCGACAGCTTGCCGGAAAACGCCTTCGATGTCATTGTAATCAGTCGGTTTCTTGACCGCACGCTGTGTGATGCGATAATAGCCAGTTTAAAAAGCGGCGGACTGTTGTTTTATCAAACCTACACGGTAGACAAATTAACCTCCCAAGGCCCCAATAATCCCGCCTATCTGCTGCAACGAAACGAATTGCCCAAGCTGTTTGCCTCTCTGGCGTTGGTCTATTACCGCGAAAATGCCCGCGTTGGCGATTTGGCCGAGGGCGCAAGGGACGAAGCCCGTTTCATCGGACAAAAAATATCTTAA
- a CDS encoding Fic family protein, with amino-acid sequence MNKMIPVGYTWLIKHYSLTLPKMSVEYYQGNHHSGIKTVEFGDSVRKLLPNRLKVEESPFEQLKLAIKYQGIRLQTLYVIFETMDPGILEDKISQTPTSKNARVIWFLYEWLLDKRLDLPDLTIGSYVDLFDSRYYFTRLNGTRCRRTRVVNNALGSREFCPTVRKTKDVKALCDIDVYELAYGKMQAFLEVDGLINANIVDRCINYLYTKESKTSSEIERERPDKQRLRRFNQTLKNAGMYHLSKQTLIHIQNQIVADNSKVEDYRTEEIYVGETKRFGSFMDEEIHFVGPKAVHVEGMMQGLLDTHNALMSDSDMPPLMHATVVSFGLVYIHPFDDGNGRTHRYLLHDVFKLRDKRHEFIIPISATILKNSKDYDTVLNVISHPLMLQLDYDLDEDNEFRIKIHNDLHYLYRYPDFTEHVKYIYDVMDRSTKFELLSEVVYLVTFDAIKRLLNENADIPENHLNNLVNILINNGGRISQKKRDYVLKYLDNQVLQMVEDKAVNLMDDLEKHSGVDIRTLELN; translated from the coding sequence ATGAACAAGATGATACCTGTTGGATACACTTGGTTAATTAAACACTACAGCCTGACATTGCCAAAAATGTCCGTTGAATACTATCAAGGTAATCATCACTCTGGAATTAAAACCGTTGAGTTTGGTGATAGCGTTCGAAAGTTGCTCCCTAATCGTTTAAAAGTAGAAGAATCACCTTTTGAACAACTTAAATTGGCGATTAAGTATCAAGGCATTAGGTTGCAAACTCTCTACGTTATTTTTGAAACCATGGATCCTGGAATTCTTGAGGATAAAATCTCTCAAACACCCACTTCTAAAAATGCACGTGTGATTTGGTTCTTATATGAATGGTTATTAGATAAGCGTCTTGATTTGCCAGATTTAACGATAGGCAGTTATGTTGACTTATTTGATAGCCGTTATTACTTCACTCGCCTCAATGGGACGCGCTGCCGGCGTACACGTGTTGTTAATAATGCGTTAGGTAGCCGTGAATTCTGTCCGACTGTTCGCAAAACAAAGGACGTTAAAGCGTTATGTGATATTGATGTCTATGAGTTGGCTTATGGAAAAATGCAGGCCTTTTTAGAGGTTGATGGACTCATTAATGCGAATATTGTCGATCGATGTATTAACTATCTTTATACCAAAGAATCAAAGACCTCTTCTGAAATTGAACGTGAACGACCAGATAAACAACGGTTACGTCGTTTTAACCAGACTTTAAAGAATGCCGGCATGTATCATTTGAGTAAGCAAACTTTAATTCATATTCAGAACCAAATCGTTGCCGATAATTCTAAGGTTGAGGATTATCGCACCGAAGAGATATATGTGGGTGAAACCAAACGGTTTGGCTCTTTTATGGATGAAGAAATTCATTTTGTTGGTCCGAAAGCGGTTCATGTTGAGGGAATGATGCAGGGGCTATTAGATACTCATAATGCATTGATGTCTGATAGCGATATGCCACCCCTTATGCACGCAACGGTGGTTTCTTTTGGATTAGTTTATATTCACCCTTTTGATGACGGTAATGGGCGTACTCATCGCTATCTGCTTCACGATGTTTTCAAGCTACGAGATAAGCGACATGAATTTATCATTCCTATTTCAGCAACGATACTTAAAAACTCTAAGGACTACGATACAGTTTTAAACGTTATTTCTCATCCGTTAATGCTACAACTGGATTATGATTTGGATGAGGACAACGAGTTTCGGATTAAGATCCACAATGATTTGCACTATCTTTACCGTTATCCTGATTTCACTGAGCACGTTAAGTATATCTATGACGTCATGGATAGAAGTACGAAGTTTGAATTGCTGAGTGAGGTGGTTTATTTGGTGACCTTTGACGCCATTAAGCGGCTGCTGAATGAAAATGCAGATATCCCAGAAAATCACCTGAACAACTTGGTCAATATATTAATCAACAATGGCGGTCGAATTTCTCAGAAAAAACGTGACTATGTATTGAAATATTTAGATAACCAAGTACTACAAATGGTTGAAGATAAGGCTGTTAATTTGATGGATGATTTAGAAAAACACTCTGGTGTGGATATTCGCACTCTAGAACTTAATTAA
- a CDS encoding LysR family transcriptional regulator — MDKLTSMNVFVRVAKAGSFAGAARDLGISRAMATKHIMQLESELNTRLFNRTTRSISLTEVGQSYLERCQQVLLDVEEMEAAVTHLQREPRGVLKISAPPVIGATNIAPALTEYLKGYPDLSVEMVLKGGQVDLIDEGVDIAIYLGPISDTSLVARKLASSSLVVCGSPSYLEEHGTPEDPEDLEKHSCLINWAIPPRNKWRFKGILGEREVTVTGRMQANMGDPIRVAAVNGLGLVMLPKYIVGRDIEKGKLVPIMEDYAIAPLDIHAVYPHRKYLSAKVRSFVDFIQEWLPHRVGMSA; from the coding sequence GTGGATAAATTAACCAGTATGAATGTGTTCGTGCGCGTGGCCAAGGCCGGCAGTTTTGCCGGCGCGGCGCGGGATTTGGGGATTTCCAGGGCGATGGCGACCAAGCATATCATGCAGTTGGAAAGCGAGCTGAATACCCGTCTGTTTAACCGCACTACACGCAGCATCAGTCTGACCGAGGTCGGCCAGTCATACCTGGAACGCTGTCAGCAGGTCTTGCTCGATGTCGAGGAAATGGAGGCGGCCGTCACCCATCTGCAGCGCGAACCGCGCGGCGTGTTGAAGATCAGCGCTCCGCCGGTCATCGGCGCGACCAATATCGCGCCGGCGCTGACCGAATACTTGAAAGGTTATCCGGACTTGTCGGTGGAGATGGTGTTAAAAGGCGGCCAGGTCGATTTGATCGACGAAGGCGTCGATATCGCCATCTATCTGGGGCCGATCAGCGACACCAGCCTGGTGGCGCGCAAGTTGGCCAGTTCCTCGCTGGTGGTTTGCGGCTCGCCATCCTATCTGGAGGAGCATGGCACGCCGGAGGATCCGGAAGATCTGGAAAAGCACAGCTGCCTGATCAACTGGGCGATCCCCCCGCGCAATAAATGGCGTTTTAAAGGCATACTGGGCGAACGGGAAGTGACCGTGACCGGCAGAATGCAAGCCAACATGGGCGACCCGATCAGGGTGGCGGCGGTTAACGGTCTGGGTTTGGTGATGTTGCCGAAATACATCGTCGGCCGGGATATTGAAAAGGGCAAGCTGGTGCCGATCATGGAGGATTATGCGATCGCGCCGTTGGATATACACGCCGTTTATCCGCATCGCAAGTATTTGTCCGCCAAGGTCCGTTCCTTCGTCGACTTCATTCAGGAATGGTTGCCGCATCGGGTGGGCATGAGTGCATGA
- a CDS encoding polysaccharide biosynthesis protein: protein MQQRLAHWFLSLSRRTKAFILITFDVLFAVIALWSAFSLRLGEYYVPQGNVRYLFVVAPFVAVPIFIKMGLYRAIIRYIGGRAFWTIVQATTLYGIVFSALAFQAGIGMVPRTVPPLNWLIMLLLVSSSRFFARWWLSESYARFTANQGQRAACCKKNVVIYGAGSAGVQLASALAHGREFNPVAFIDDDPSLHRQKINNLRIYPLSSLDYLIERHHLTDVLLAIPSATRARRNEIIRLLEIYPVHVRSMPGMADIAEGRVTFDTLQEVDIADLLGRDPVEPDQTLLHANITDKVVMVTGAGGSIGSELCRQIISLKPTALVLYELSEFALYAIEKELLQLQEVKGGNRVEVVAVIGSVTNNNRIKKFCQGFRVQTIYHAAAYKHVPIMERNPCEAIANNVLGTLSAAQAAIEAEVETFVLISTDKAVRPTNTMGATKRFAELILQALSLDDRHDKTRFTMVRFGNVLGSSGSVIPLFREQIAKNGPVTVTDPRIIRYFMTIPEASQLVIQAGAMGRGGDVFVLDMGEPVRIMDLARRMIHLSGLTVKDEVNPNGDIEIELTGLRPGEKLYEELLIGDNVADTQHPRIMRAEEEVIVWEELQGMIARLEAAVQNHDVAEIREILQQGVSGYTPQCDICDWLWLRKG, encoded by the coding sequence ATGCAACAAAGATTAGCTCATTGGTTTTTAAGTCTTTCCAGGCGCACAAAGGCTTTTATTTTAATCACATTTGATGTCTTATTTGCGGTTATTGCGCTGTGGTCAGCCTTCTCCCTACGTTTGGGCGAGTATTATGTGCCGCAAGGGAATGTGCGTTATTTATTCGTGGTTGCTCCTTTCGTTGCCGTGCCCATTTTTATCAAAATGGGCTTATACCGAGCCATCATCCGTTATATCGGCGGCAGAGCATTTTGGACGATAGTGCAGGCGACAACGTTGTATGGCATAGTCTTTTCCGCGTTGGCCTTCCAGGCCGGCATTGGGATGGTGCCTAGGACAGTGCCGCCGTTGAATTGGTTGATTATGCTATTGCTGGTTTCCAGCAGTCGTTTTTTTGCGCGTTGGTGGCTGAGTGAAAGTTATGCGCGATTTACAGCAAACCAAGGCCAGAGAGCCGCTTGTTGCAAAAAAAATGTGGTGATTTATGGGGCGGGCAGCGCCGGCGTGCAATTGGCTTCGGCGTTGGCGCATGGGCGTGAGTTCAATCCCGTTGCGTTCATCGATGATGATCCTTCTTTGCATAGACAAAAGATTAATAACCTCAGGATCTATCCGCTGTCTTCACTGGATTATTTAATCGAGCGTCATCATTTAACAGATGTGTTATTGGCTATTCCGTCGGCGACTCGAGCACGGCGTAATGAAATCATCCGTTTGCTGGAAATTTATCCGGTTCATGTGCGCTCGATGCCGGGAATGGCGGACATCGCCGAGGGCAGAGTGACTTTCGATACGTTGCAGGAAGTCGATATCGCCGATCTCTTGGGCAGAGACCCCGTGGAACCCGATCAAACCCTGTTGCACGCCAATATCACCGATAAGGTGGTGATGGTGACCGGAGCCGGCGGCTCGATAGGATCGGAGCTTTGCCGGCAAATTATCTCGCTGAAACCCACGGCGCTTGTGTTATATGAATTAAGCGAGTTTGCCCTATATGCGATAGAGAAGGAATTGCTGCAATTGCAGGAGGTAAAAGGGGGTAACCGAGTCGAAGTCGTTGCGGTGATAGGTTCGGTGACGAATAACAACCGCATAAAAAAGTTTTGTCAGGGTTTTCGGGTGCAAACTATATATCATGCGGCCGCCTATAAACATGTGCCGATCATGGAGAGGAATCCCTGCGAGGCGATCGCCAACAATGTGCTCGGCACATTGAGTGCGGCGCAGGCGGCGATAGAGGCGGAAGTCGAGACCTTTGTGTTGATTTCCACCGATAAGGCGGTCAGGCCGACTAATACGATGGGAGCAACCAAGCGTTTCGCCGAATTGATATTGCAGGCGCTGAGCTTGGATGACAGGCATGATAAAACGCGTTTCACGATGGTGCGTTTCGGCAATGTGCTGGGGTCGTCGGGGTCGGTGATTCCGTTGTTTCGCGAGCAGATCGCCAAAAACGGTCCGGTGACGGTGACCGATCCCAGAATTATTCGTTATTTCATGACGATACCGGAAGCGTCGCAGTTGGTGATACAGGCCGGCGCGATGGGGCGGGGCGGCGACGTGTTTGTGTTGGACATGGGCGAGCCGGTGCGTATTATGGATTTGGCCAGGCGTATGATTCACTTGAGCGGTTTGACGGTGAAGGATGAAGTGAATCCGAACGGCGATATAGAGATTGAGTTGACCGGATTGCGACCGGGCGAGAAATTGTATGAGGAGTTGTTGATTGGCGATAATGTCGCCGATACCCAGCATCCGAGGATCATGCGGGCCGAGGAGGAGGTGATTGTCTGGGAGGAGTTGCAGGGTATGATCGCGAGGCTTGAGGCGGCCGTTCAGAACCATGATGTCGCCGAGATCAGGGAAATTTTACAGCAAGGCGTGTCCGGATATACGCCGCAGTGCGATATATGCGATTGGTTGTGGTTGCGGAAGGGGTGA
- a CDS encoding sugar transferase, protein MKRLFDLILAMIACLVLIVPIAVIALLVKLTSKGPIFYWSDRVGIDNQIFKMPKFRSMKTDTPAVATHLLQDPQNFLTPIGNFLRKTSLDELPQIWSILKGDMSFVGPRPALYNQDDLIELRTRHGVEKLLPGLTGWAQVNGRDELPIPQKVAFDVEYLQRRSFLFDLKILWLTFLKVLKSDGVSH, encoded by the coding sequence ATGAAAAGATTGTTTGACTTGATTCTGGCGATGATTGCTTGTTTGGTTTTGATTGTTCCAATTGCCGTCATTGCTCTGCTGGTAAAGCTTACCTCAAAAGGCCCCATTTTTTATTGGTCGGATCGAGTGGGCATTGATAATCAAATTTTCAAGATGCCGAAATTTCGCAGCATGAAGACCGATACGCCAGCGGTGGCGACGCATTTATTGCAGGACCCTCAAAACTTCTTGACGCCGATCGGAAATTTCTTGCGTAAAACCAGTTTGGATGAGTTGCCGCAAATTTGGTCAATTTTGAAAGGGGATATGAGTTTTGTCGGTCCTAGACCGGCTTTATATAATCAGGATGACCTGATTGAATTAAGAACGCGGCATGGCGTGGAAAAATTATTGCCTGGTTTGACAGGTTGGGCTCAAGTGAATGGGAGAGATGAATTGCCGATTCCACAAAAAGTGGCATTTGATGTGGAATATCTGCAACGGCGTTCTTTTCTATTTGATTTAAAGATTCTGTGGCTGACTTTTTTGAAAGTGCTTAAAAGCGATGGGGTTTCCCATTGA